In Arachis stenosperma cultivar V10309 chromosome 1, arast.V10309.gnm1.PFL2, whole genome shotgun sequence, one DNA window encodes the following:
- the LOC130943800 gene encoding guard cell S-type anion channel SLAC1, which translates to MHVLPHRKRMEKKPIALGSQQNHFVDIDEVLPEEEEGDEERMIKTEEKAEKKQQLMSNKAKESRKPHHRSFNRQVSLETGFSVLNSEKKAKEYERKATLTRSGTSLGGANGIHGLEARKRDFSIFKTKSTLSKQNSLLPTRNKEKDHHHQLESQKSNGFSGNQDSVNESVPAGRYFDALRGPELDQVKDSEDILLPKDEKWPFLLRFPIGCYGICLGLSSQVVLWRALATSPATKFLHITPAINFGLWLLAVAVLTAVTFTYILKCIFYFEAVKREYFHPVRVNFFFAPWVVCMFLAIGVPPKLAPQGTLHPAIWCTFMGPYFLLELKIYGQWLSGGKRRLCKVANPSSHLSVVGNFVGAILASKVGWNEPAKFLWAVGFAHYLVVFVTLYQRLPTSEALPKELHPVYSMFIAAPSAASLAWENVYGEFDGLSRTCYFIALFLYVSLVVRINFFTGFRFSVAWWSYTFPMTTASVATIKYAEQVPCFISKGLALGLSFMSSTMVSVLFVSTLLHAFVWHTLFPNDLAIAITYKKRQGREKKPLKKAYDIKRWTKKALTINNNSVTENKDAAQE; encoded by the exons ATGCATGTATTACCACACCGCAAAAGAATGGAGAAGAAACCAATAGCTCTAGGCTCACAGCAAAACCATTTTGTGGACATTGATGAAGTCTTGccggaagaagaagaaggcgaCGAAGAGAGGATGATAAAAACAGAGGAGAAAGCTGAGAAGAAGCAGCAGCTGATGAGCAACAAGGCTAAAGAATCAAGGAAACCCCATCACCGGAGTTTTAACCGGCAAGTCTCGCTGGAGACGGGGTTTTCGGTGCTGAACAGCGAGAAGAAAGCAAAAGAATACGAGAGGAAGGCTACTCTAACAAGAAGTGGCACTAGTTTGGGTGGTGCCAATGGGATTCATGGATTGGAAGCGAGGAAGAGGGACTTCAGCATATTCAAGACTAAGTCAACACTCAGCAAGCAGAATTCTTTGTTACCAACAAGGAATAAAGAAAaggatcatcatcatcaattggAATCTCAGAAGAGTAATGGGTTTAGCGGGAATCAAGATTCTGTGAATGAAAGTGTTCCTGCTGGTAGATATTTTGATGCTCTTAGAGGACCTGAGTTGGATCAAGTCAAG GATTCAGAGGACATTCTTCTCCCCAAAGACGAGAAATGGCCCTTCCTCCTCCGGTTTCCGATCGGATGCTACGGTATCTGTCTTGGCCTAAGCAGCCAAGTGGTGCTCTGGCGGGCCCTTGCAACCTCGCCAGCCACCAAGTTCCTCCATATAACCCCAGCCATCAACTTTGGCCTGTGGCTCTTGGCAGTAGCAGTGTTAACAGCAGTTACCTTCACATACATTCTGAAATGCATATTCTACTTTGAAGCAGTGAAAAGAGAGTACTTCCACCCAGTCAGAGTCAACTTCTTCTTCGCCCCATGGGTGGTATGCATGTTCCTAGCCATTGGGGTGCCCCCTAAGCTAGCCCCACAAGGCACACTCCACCCTGCTATATGGTGCACCTTCATGGGTCCTTACTTTCTTCTTGAGCTCAAAATCTATGGACAGTGGCTCTCTGGTGGGAAAAGGCGTCTCTGCAAAGTTGCAAACCCATCATCTCACCTTTCCGTGGTTGGAAACTTCGTCGGAGCAATCTTGGCATCCAAGGTTGGTTGGAATGAGCCAGCCAAGTTCCTGTGGGCCGTCGGGTTTGCGCATTACCTGGTGGTGTTTGTGACGCTTTATCAGAGGCTGCCAACCAGCGAGGCGCTGCCCAAAGAGCTCCACCCTGTCTACTCCATGTTTATCGCAGCTCCTTCGGCCGCTAGCCTTGCTTGGGAGAATGTATATGGTGAATTTGATGGCTTATCAAGGACTTGCTATTTCATTGCATTGTTTCTCTATGTTTCCCTTGTTGTGCGGATCAATTTCTTCACTGGTTTCAG ATTTTCAGTGGCGTGGTGGTCATATACATTTCCAATGACAACAGCATCAGTGGCAACCATAAAATATGCAGAACAGGTACCTTGCTTCATAAGCAAGGGACTTGCTCTTGGACTATCATTTATGTCATCAACAATGGTGTCTGTTCTTTTTGTATCCACACTTCTCCATGCATTCGTTTGGCACACCTTGTTCCCTAATGACCTTGCCATTGCAATAACTTATAAGAAGAGGCAAGGCAGGGAGAAGAAGCCTTTGAAGAAGGCCTATGACATAAAGCGTTGGACAAAGAAAGCTCTTACCATAAACAACAATTCAGTTACTGAGAACAAGGATGCAGCTCAAGAATGA